Below is a genomic region from Helianthus annuus cultivar XRQ/B chromosome 2, HanXRQr2.0-SUNRISE, whole genome shotgun sequence.
AGCCACCTCAGCAGCCACCTCCTGAGCCTCCGAGGCAACGAAGGACTGCACGCATGTCAGTGCGAGGAGGACCTCGTTTTAGTTCTCCTCGGGGTTCGAGTTCTTACCCTCCTATTCCAGAGGACCCCCAAATGGGTGGGCCCTCGAACGCGGCACCGGAGGTTGATCCTCCGCCAGCTTCTTATGCACCACCTCAGCCGCCTATGGGTTTTGACAACCCTATCCTGACTTACCCAGGTTCTTCTGGGTATAATCCTTTTGAAAACACATCGGGATATCCATCAGACTATGGAAACCAGGATCCCTACCTTACCGCTGCTCAATACCATCATCTTTACCCTTCTTCTTACCCTCCAGTTTATCCAACTGGATAGCCGGTACAGGATTATCAATACCCTTCGTACcagcaacctcctcctccccaGCAGCTACAGCAGCACTAGCAAACTCAGGAAATCTTGGAGAGGTTAGATAGGGTTGAGCAGAAAGCTAGAAAAACCAAGGAGAAGCATAATAGCTTCATGAAGGGCCTTGCAAACCTTATTAAAGGCAAGAAGAAGTAGAGAACTGTTTAAATTTTCTTGTATTGTCTTTTAGttaagtccctgcgaggacattgttttattttctttactaaagtccctacgtggacttatttTCTATTTCTgtaagcccctgcgtgggcagtTTGTTCTTTctaagacccgtttagggcactTGTACTAGTTTCACGATTAATGAAGTTTTATCTTTGGTTTTTAAATATGTATTCTATTAGATCATATTATATCTtttcaatttataattgatctgccaaagaaattcTTAGAGGTACAACCTAGCCAAAATATTAACTGGCcatgatggtacaacctttttaagacaataaaatctctgttaacatctgaaaacatgttagcaTTCCGAGCTGTGCGATACGAGAAATCACACAAGCTTCCAAAATGTACTTGGATTTTTCCAAGTCACCTATATTAAGCCTAAATGATCAAtgcgaatcatggctaataaacatcAATATGATGTGTACACCAAGACACCCATTAGAGATGTGCGCTTATAAGCAAAGGTGTGACAATGACAATGATAGTTttaaacttcttgtcaaaaaggcgATGAACTTTGTTCGACCCTTATAAGATCACAGATCCAAGAAATCATTGGTTATATCTTAAATTGTCCCTGTGACAAGCTTCCTAAGCTATCTAAATGTCCTTCGAGACGAGCCTAATGTTAAATGTCTTAtacgacattgacagttgtgaaTTTTATTTCCCCCTGTCTAATGAATACAAAGAATATTATATTCTATTGATTACTTAATTTGGTCTAAATGGTTTAATAAATACCAAGGCCATCTGATCATCAATGCGATGAATCAATGTATATATGTAATTTAAATATCATTGTTGTTTGATATAGTATTCAGAAATGGCTGGCTCGGATGAGGCAAACAGTCATCCTGCAGAAGGCAACACCAAGATTAATATCACGGGTGCCGAGCTGCAAGCAATAATCATCGCGGCAGTTTCTCAGGCGGCAGCTGCTAAGTTTAAAGAGCCGAGTGTTGTTCGGTCTCAAACTCTTTCGAAAACCCATTCTCAGCCACATACTCATAAGAAAAGTGAGTCTCAGCACTCATCTAATCAGGGTAGTGAACCCAAGAGGCAGGTAGTCCTCGAGCCGACCCCTAGGTACACCAATTGTtgtacctacaagtactttgtctcctgtaAGCCGAGAGACTTTACAGGGGAAAAGGGGGCGATTGATTGTATGAaatggttagacgagatggagaCTGTGATAGACATTAGCAGGTGCGCT
It encodes:
- the LOC110927998 gene encoding pollen-specific leucine-rich repeat extensin-like protein 4, whose protein sequence is MEMDTDPDPEMQTEKPGHPISISSGSPFQGSPYHGPDSFQEKMATYDWFFTPSYHSSPAQPPLDEPQLQAVSPPPLPVEEPPQQPPPEPPRQRRTARMSVRGGPRFSSPRGSSSYPPIPEDPQMGGPSNAAPEVDPPPASYAPPQPPMGFDNPILTYPGSSGYNPFENTSGYPSDYGNQDPYLTAAQYHHLYPSSYPPVYPTG